One region of Bdellovibrio bacteriovorus genomic DNA includes:
- a CDS encoding class I SAM-dependent methyltransferase, producing the protein MKALYQGYINTNAVPVLPGSTSLDNILLLGGLAERDAVAHLQKVVHEFYPQAFGCKALDLSSGRGVAAMALAEMGFRVAAYDVYRSSISVVQKLALAQELDIAFGVNGVTQLEELREKFDLIHDRDCLSSIIDRQERMQFLNSVRNSLAPGGKFVLTTDVWTENYDPEDSFESVRLDNNYVLWRQTPECDIPGVKAMEGKFWTAQKRIAPPEEIRLEVMSRGFKILMNKLEIPAGNGPARLKLVLTSAFAR; encoded by the coding sequence ATGAAAGCACTATATCAAGGTTACATTAATACAAACGCAGTTCCTGTTCTTCCAGGAAGCACTTCTTTAGACAATATTCTGTTGTTAGGCGGTTTGGCAGAAAGAGACGCCGTCGCTCACTTACAAAAAGTGGTGCATGAATTCTATCCGCAGGCTTTCGGCTGCAAAGCCTTGGATCTATCATCCGGTCGCGGAGTCGCCGCGATGGCTTTAGCGGAAATGGGATTTCGTGTGGCGGCTTATGACGTGTACCGCTCTTCAATCTCTGTAGTCCAAAAATTAGCGTTGGCGCAAGAGCTGGACATTGCATTCGGTGTTAATGGCGTCACTCAGTTAGAAGAACTTCGTGAAAAGTTTGACCTTATCCATGACCGCGACTGCTTATCAAGCATCATCGATCGTCAAGAGCGCATGCAGTTTTTAAATTCTGTGCGCAATTCGTTGGCTCCGGGTGGGAAGTTTGTTCTGACTACAGATGTCTGGACCGAAAACTATGATCCGGAAGACAGCTTTGAATCCGTGCGCTTGGATAATAATTATGTGTTATGGAGACAAACTCCCGAGTGTGATATTCCGGGAGTCAAGGCCATGGAAGGCAAATTCTGGACGGCTCAAAAAAGAATCGCTCCTCCCGAAGAGATCCGTTTAGAAGTTATGTCCCGAGGATTCAAAATCTTGATGAATAAACTCGAGATTCCTGCCGGAAATGGCCCCGCACGATTGAAACTTGTTCTTACTAGCGCGTTCGCGCGCTAG
- the mtnN gene encoding 5'-methylthioadenosine/S-adenosylhomocysteine nucleosidase — MKKHLVLAAMESEFSELAALQGFISRKLKHSDVTLWEKSTPRNSITLAKTGVGPISAAIALTQILADSTYDDVLMLGLGGGIDAELAVSDIVIAERIVQHDALCTFDDRTEIMACGELHLSVSAENRKSIFMPANEDLNRKFESHLKQKSFRVFRGDLLSGSEFVGSLERKNLLKARVPSAKMVDMEACSIAYICQQQGLPFAIVKTVADTLKPQSTHQYKDFLKSSALKCAELVSCLEEL; from the coding sequence ATGAAAAAGCATCTCGTACTAGCAGCTATGGAGAGTGAGTTTTCAGAACTCGCTGCCCTCCAAGGTTTTATATCTCGCAAACTCAAACACTCCGATGTGACTTTGTGGGAAAAATCCACTCCTCGAAATTCAATCACTCTAGCGAAGACCGGTGTCGGACCTATAAGTGCGGCTATTGCTCTGACACAAATTCTAGCAGACTCGACATATGACGATGTCTTGATGTTGGGGCTTGGCGGAGGCATTGATGCTGAACTCGCGGTCAGTGATATTGTTATCGCTGAAAGAATCGTTCAACATGATGCCCTTTGTACTTTTGATGACCGCACTGAAATCATGGCGTGCGGAGAGCTTCACCTGTCGGTCTCTGCAGAAAATAGAAAAAGTATTTTCATGCCTGCAAATGAGGACCTAAATAGAAAATTCGAAAGTCATCTGAAACAGAAATCCTTCCGCGTTTTTCGCGGGGACTTGTTGTCAGGAAGTGAGTTCGTGGGATCGCTAGAACGCAAGAATCTGCTGAAAGCGCGGGTCCCTTCTGCAAAGATGGTCGATATGGAAGCGTGCTCGATCGCTTATATCTGCCAACAGCAGGGCCTTCCGTTTGCCATCGTCAAGACGGTGGCGGATACTCTCAAACCTCAATCGACACATCAATACAAGGATTTCCTTAAGTCGAGCGCTTTAAAGTGTGCGGAGTTGGTCTCATGTCTTGAAGAGCTTTAG
- a CDS encoding response regulator, with protein sequence MSAKKVLIIEDAKDLLMLYKRYLQSPDCEIATATSAHQALEYLTQNKPDLIVMDLTFPDMSTMDFYEKIAAMPEIDSVKKILVSGRDDLNTWMDVFNAEEGLRKPVERAAITKAVTDSLR encoded by the coding sequence ATGAGCGCGAAAAAAGTACTGATCATCGAGGACGCTAAAGACTTGCTTATGCTTTACAAACGTTATTTGCAAAGCCCTGATTGTGAAATTGCAACGGCAACTTCAGCTCACCAAGCTTTAGAATATCTGACCCAAAACAAACCGGATCTTATTGTGATGGACCTCACTTTTCCCGATATGTCGACAATGGATTTTTACGAAAAGATTGCTGCTATGCCAGAGATTGATTCGGTGAAAAAAATTCTTGTCAGCGGACGCGATGATTTGAATACGTGGATGGACGTGTTCAACGCGGAAGAGGGCCTGCGCAAGCCCGTTGAACGCGCGGCAATCACGAAAGCTGTTACTGATAGTTTACGCTAA
- a CDS encoding DNA-3-methyladenine glycosylase 2 family protein — translation MNKDDIFYQAMLARDPRFDGKFFIGVKTTGIYCRPICPAKPKRENVEFFSNGLQAEKAGYRPCLRCRPESAPHSPAWVGKSAVVQRAVKVLNAKESLSFNEDDFAAQFGVTARHLRRLFMEEIGKTPKQLSFENRLNLARKLIVETSLPITEVAFASGFESIRRFNDAFKDRFKKAPRDIRRNKVTPGSGLKISLSYRPPFDFQGLLQSYQNHRVGNLEWFDENTMYRVVALNGHVGVIAISDNPEKSCLHVEIDFPDTTQIPAIISRVRHLFDLDSDPVMIANILETDTGIKKILKTSPGIRLPSGWDAFEIAVATILGQLVSVKMGRELVHDLIEIAGQESLYEKDGKRIKLFPSALDIVNADLSRLRTTKARKQTLMEFCKAVLEKKISLSPTQDVDVFMKDVQKLRGIGPWTAQYMALKALRHTDTFPASDLILARTLQIHDKKIIDQMSPWRGYVAALFWKNYSQDLTKSKIAKKRNP, via the coding sequence ATGAACAAGGACGATATCTTTTATCAAGCCATGCTAGCCCGAGACCCCCGCTTTGACGGGAAGTTTTTTATCGGCGTGAAAACCACGGGTATTTACTGCCGTCCGATTTGCCCGGCCAAACCCAAACGTGAAAATGTCGAATTTTTTTCTAATGGTTTGCAGGCTGAAAAAGCAGGCTATCGTCCTTGCTTGCGCTGCCGACCTGAAAGTGCACCGCACTCCCCAGCGTGGGTGGGAAAATCCGCGGTCGTGCAAAGAGCCGTCAAAGTATTAAATGCGAAAGAAAGCTTAAGTTTCAACGAAGATGACTTCGCCGCTCAGTTCGGAGTCACCGCGCGACACTTGCGGCGTCTGTTTATGGAAGAAATTGGTAAAACTCCAAAGCAGCTCTCTTTTGAAAATCGTTTGAACCTCGCACGCAAACTGATTGTAGAAACTTCTTTACCTATCACTGAAGTTGCATTTGCATCGGGATTTGAATCCATCCGTCGCTTTAACGATGCTTTTAAAGACCGCTTTAAAAAAGCCCCGCGCGATATTCGCCGTAACAAAGTCACACCTGGATCAGGATTAAAAATAAGTCTGTCTTACCGTCCTCCTTTTGATTTCCAGGGACTTTTGCAATCGTATCAAAATCACCGGGTGGGAAATTTAGAATGGTTTGACGAAAACACCATGTATCGAGTGGTGGCATTGAACGGACATGTGGGTGTGATTGCCATTTCAGATAATCCTGAAAAGTCCTGCCTTCATGTCGAAATTGATTTTCCCGACACGACTCAAATCCCGGCGATCATTTCTCGCGTCCGTCACCTTTTTGACTTGGATTCAGATCCGGTGATGATCGCTAATATTTTAGAGACAGATACGGGGATTAAAAAGATTCTGAAAACATCACCGGGAATTCGTCTTCCTTCAGGCTGGGACGCCTTTGAAATTGCCGTCGCGACAATTCTTGGACAGCTTGTCAGTGTGAAAATGGGCCGAGAGCTTGTGCATGATCTTATTGAGATTGCGGGCCAGGAAAGCCTTTACGAAAAAGATGGTAAAAGAATCAAACTCTTTCCTTCGGCTTTAGACATCGTTAATGCGGATCTAAGTCGCTTGCGAACCACCAAAGCTCGCAAGCAAACTTTGATGGAATTTTGTAAAGCCGTTCTAGAAAAGAAGATTTCGTTATCGCCCACCCAGGACGTTGACGTCTTTATGAAGGATGTGCAAAAACTCCGCGGGATCGGGCCTTGGACCGCGCAATATATGGCATTAAAAGCGCTAAGACATACCGACACCTTTCCTGCCAGTGATTTGATTTTGGCGCGTACGCTGCAAATTCACGACAAAAAGATTATTGACCAGATGAGTCCCTGGCGCGGTTATGTCGCAGCATTATTTTGGAAGAACTATTCGCAAGACTTAACGAAATCGAAGATCGCGAAAAAAAGGAATCCCTGA
- a CDS encoding methylated-DNA--[protein]-cysteine S-methyltransferase, whose amino-acid sequence MNSQKQYLMKSSLGPLHIVASEQGLQGIFWKKQNMPFDNLTDTKHPAVQFILKTQKQIEEYLQGERQEFDIPLDLIGTDFQKRVWSHLQKIPYGETCSYKEIAVALGDPKACRAVGTANGRNPVSIIVPCHRVIASDGTLGGYAGGLPTKSFLLNLERKK is encoded by the coding sequence ATGAATTCGCAAAAGCAGTATTTAATGAAATCTTCTTTAGGCCCTTTGCATATCGTGGCCTCTGAACAAGGGCTTCAAGGTATTTTCTGGAAAAAGCAGAATATGCCTTTTGATAATTTAACCGATACAAAACATCCGGCCGTGCAATTTATTTTAAAAACTCAAAAACAAATCGAAGAATATCTCCAGGGCGAGCGTCAGGAATTTGATATTCCCCTGGACCTCATTGGAACCGACTTTCAAAAAAGAGTGTGGTCTCATCTTCAAAAAATCCCTTATGGCGAAACTTGTTCTTATAAAGAAATCGCGGTGGCCCTAGGTGATCCCAAAGCCTGTCGCGCCGTGGGGACCGCGAATGGAAGAAATCCGGTTTCAATCATTGTTCCCTGCCATCGCGTGATTGCTTCTGATGGCACCTTGGGAGGTTATGCGGGTGGTCTTCCGACGAAATCCTTTCTTCTTAACCTAGAACGAAAAAAGTAA